In one window of Brassica rapa cultivar Chiifu-401-42 chromosome A07, CAAS_Brap_v3.01, whole genome shotgun sequence DNA:
- the LOC103828650 gene encoding pumilio homolog 5 isoform X1, translating to MNIVHVCNKVEVFALLLKRIDIMKESMDVRPLFSSLFRTLNVRELEPLMRLIDFNIINLSSDPRSLANFESMVQIARYDVQMCLIDMIRPCVLDIARDKNGNNALQSLIILHNGASDFLVNTMANNITSLSHHPYASFVIQKCLHLGSKRNVLFIIFELSTTGLLSLLYQRFGNYVLQSVVRRISVLNAEQCRELISEILSRRNELETHDSARKVVKTCDYVLKKM from the exons ATGAACATTGTTCATGTATGTAACAAAGTTGAAGTTTTCGCCTTGCTCCTCAAACGTATAGACATCATGAAAGAATCTATGGATGTTAGACCTCTGTTCAGTTCTCTATTTCGGACTCTTAACGTTCGTGAGCTTGAG CCATTGATGAGGTTAATCGATTTCAACATCATCAACCTATCCAGTGATCCTAGAAGCCTTGCAAACTTTGAGTCCATGGTTCAAATCGCCAGATATGATGTTCAGATGTGTCTCATTGACATGATTAGACCTTGTGTTCTTGACATTGCACGCGACAAAAATGG GAACAATGCTTTGCAAAGTCTGATCATTCTTCACAATGGAGCTTCCGACTTTCTTGTCAATACAATGGCAAACAACATTACCAGCTTGTCACATCATCCATATGCTAGCTTTGTTATCCAAAAGTGTCTGCACCTTGGCAGCAAGAGGAAtgtcctcttcatcatctttgAGCTCTCAACCACTGGCCTCCTCTCTTTGTTGTATCAGCGCTTTGGGAATTATGTCTTGCAATCGGTTGTGAGAAGGATCTCTGTTTTGAATGCTGAGCAGTGCAGGGAACTCATTTCTGAGATATTGAGCAGGAGAAACGAGTTAGAGACTCATGACTCGGCCAGAAAGGTTGTCAAGACATGCGATTATGTTCTAAAGAAGATGTGA
- the LOC103828650 gene encoding pumilio homolog 5 isoform X2: protein MALVEVFALLLKRIDIMKESMDVRPLFSSLFRTLNVRELEPLMRLIDFNIINLSSDPRSLANFESMVQIARYDVQMCLIDMIRPCVLDIARDKNGNNALQSLIILHNGASDFLVNTMANNITSLSHHPYASFVIQKCLHLGSKRNVLFIIFELSTTGLLSLLYQRFGNYVLQSVVRRISVLNAEQCRELISEILSRRNELETHDSARKVVKTCDYVLKKM, encoded by the exons ATGGCATTGG TTGAAGTTTTCGCCTTGCTCCTCAAACGTATAGACATCATGAAAGAATCTATGGATGTTAGACCTCTGTTCAGTTCTCTATTTCGGACTCTTAACGTTCGTGAGCTTGAG CCATTGATGAGGTTAATCGATTTCAACATCATCAACCTATCCAGTGATCCTAGAAGCCTTGCAAACTTTGAGTCCATGGTTCAAATCGCCAGATATGATGTTCAGATGTGTCTCATTGACATGATTAGACCTTGTGTTCTTGACATTGCACGCGACAAAAATGG GAACAATGCTTTGCAAAGTCTGATCATTCTTCACAATGGAGCTTCCGACTTTCTTGTCAATACAATGGCAAACAACATTACCAGCTTGTCACATCATCCATATGCTAGCTTTGTTATCCAAAAGTGTCTGCACCTTGGCAGCAAGAGGAAtgtcctcttcatcatctttgAGCTCTCAACCACTGGCCTCCTCTCTTTGTTGTATCAGCGCTTTGGGAATTATGTCTTGCAATCGGTTGTGAGAAGGATCTCTGTTTTGAATGCTGAGCAGTGCAGGGAACTCATTTCTGAGATATTGAGCAGGAGAAACGAGTTAGAGACTCATGACTCGGCCAGAAAGGTTGTCAAGACATGCGATTATGTTCTAAAGAAGATGTGA
- the LOC103828651 gene encoding probable F-box protein At5g47300 gives MTMSQLLPDKLVEEEILCRVPATSLKRLRATCKLWNGLFNNRRFAKNHFDKSAKQFLFLMLTKEYRIRSLSVELKGELGLLDPLHSVQFKITHVFHCDGLLLCTYEGYHRLVVWNPCTGQTKWLNHPVSRYKGYITNTPGGNITYTLGCYEDKKSHNSSYKILRLVEWEKNQRFEIYEIKSDSWRILDVNPDCILMYNHSSVSLKGKTYWFALDEKELDPVVLLVSFDYTTERFARVCLPNPYGIYRIMSLSVVREEKLSVLLRRRDALESEIEIWVSNPIDEHKVVSWSKILVGDEPRLGLCRGTSFLVDEEKKIALCCDRGICNQDTTKDYFFLYIIGEDNELTQVDFGASSTWQLHSPLLFNYVPSLAQIQ, from the coding sequence ATGACGATGTCGCAACTTCTTCCAGATAAATTGGTAGAGGAAGAGATACTATGTCGAGTTCCGGCCACATCTCTAAAACGTTTACGAGCTACCTGCAAACTATGGAACGGTTTATTCAACAATAGGAGATTTGCAAAAAATCACTTTGATAAATCCGCAAAGCAATTTCTGTTTCTCATGTTAACGAAAGAGTATAGGATTCGCTCGTTGAGCGTGGAGCTTAAAGGTGAGCTTGGCCTACTAGATCCGCTTCATTCAGTTCAATTCAAGATAACTCATGTCTTTCACTGTGATGGCCTGTTGTTATGCACCTATGAAGGGTACCATAGACTTGTGGTTTGGAACCCATGTACCGGTCAAACCAAGTGGCTCAACCATCCTGTAAGTCGTTACAAGGGTTACATAACTAACACTCCTGGAGGTAACATAACTTACACTCTTGGATGCTACGAAGACAAGAAGTCTCACAATAGTAGCTACAAAATATTGAGACTCGTGGAATGGGAGAAGAACCAGAGATTCGAAATCTATGAGATAAAATCTGATTCATGGAGGATTCTTGACGTCAATCCAGACTGCATATTAATGTATAATCATTCCAGCGTGTCTTTGAAGGGAAAGACCTACTGGTTTGCTTTGGATGAAAAAGAGTTAGATCCCGTCGTACTCTTAGTCAGTTTTGATTATACAACAGAGAGATTTGCACGCGTGTGCCTTCCTAATCCGTATGGCATTTATAGAATAATGTCTCTATCGGTTGTCAGAGAAGAGAAGCTTTCGGTTTTATTACGACGCAGGGATGCATTAGAGTCAGAGATAGAGATATGGGTAAGCAATCCGATTGATGAGCACAAGGTGGTTTCGTGGAGCAAGATATTAGTAGGGGATGAGCCTAGGCTTGGCCTTTGCCGCGGAACAAGTTTCTTGGTGGACGAGGAGAAGAAAATTGCCTTGTGTTGTGATAGGGGGATATGTAACCAAGACACGACCAAGGACTACTTCTTCCTATACATTATTGGGGAGGATAACGAACTCACACAAGTGGATTTCGGAGCATCTTCTACATGGCAGTTACATTCGCCACTTTTGTTCAATTACGTTCCAAGTTTGGCTCAAATCCAGTGA